From Bacillus sp. Marseille-P3661:
TTTATCATTTTTTTATTAGCTTAGTTAAATGAGCATGTTAATTTTTGCTACAATCAACATTAAGTATTAACAAAGCCCTTTAATTGTTATTTGGTTTCAATATATGCCCACTTAAAACTATAACTCGGCCCATATGGATGGACAATCAAATTTTTCACATATGACTTTTGCAAAACTGCACTTCCACGTTGAAAAAGTGGGACAATAACGGCATCTTTTTTAAGTAAAATAACCTCTGCATGTTGTAAATTTTCAAATCGAGTTTCTAAATCAGAAAAATTAACTGCTGCATCCTTAATTATTTCATCATACGCTTTATTTGAGTAATTAGTATTATTATTTCCACCTTCAGTTACCCATAGATCCATAAATGTTAATGGATCTTGATAATCAGGGCCCCAACCTGTAAGTTGAATATCATAATCAATTTTGTCATCGAGAGCTAAGCGTTGTTTAAATGGCTGTATATTTATATCTATGGTTAATCCTGGTAGATTTGTTTCTAGTTGATATTTTACATATTCAGCAATTGTCTTTATTTCATCTCTATCATTTATAAGTAATTCCCATGTGATCTTCCTTTCTCCCGTTTCTTTAAGGGCTTTTTCCCAATATTCTCTTGCCGCCTTTACATCATAGCTAACAATATCCCCAAATTTGGACCTAAAATCTGCACCAGTGGCAGGATGTGTTGAAAAACCAACAGGAAAGAAATAATCGGCTGAAGTTGAACCATTATTTAACAATACCTTCACAAAATCCTCTTTATTAATTGCACGCTGCATAGCTTTACGTTGATTTAATGGCACTCGATCAACATTAAATTTTAAATACCACATCGTAGGTTCAATATTTGTTATCAATTCAGGGTGCTCGATATATTGTTCTACCAAATCTGCACTAACAGACGCCCGATCTGTTTGTCCTGTTTCATATAAGTTTATTTCCGAGGCAGTGTCTTTAATAATTTTATATTTGATTTGTTGTAGCTCCACATTTTCTCTATCCCAATATTGTTCGTTTTTTGTAAATGTCCACCCCTTCGCATTCCATTCTGTTAACTTGAATGGGCCATTGTAAATCATCTTATCTGCATATAGAGCATATTCAGCTCCTTGTTTTTCGACAAAGCTTTGTTTCTGAGGAAATAAAGTAGGAAATGCTGTTAAACTAATAAAATAAGGAACTGGATTCTCAAGTGTTACTTTTAATGTCATATCATCTACAGCCTCTATAGCTAACCTCTCAACTTTTCCATAAAGCGGGTTACCTGGAGTCAGAATTTCCTTCGCATTCTTAATTGGTTCCATCATTTTAGCATATGGTGAAATAGTATCAGGATGTATTGCTTTCCTCCAAGCATATACAAAATCTCTTGCGGTAACTTGGGATCCATCACTCCATTTTGCATTTTCATTTAGTATAAATGTTAGTTTCTTTCCATCCTCACTTTTTGTTACTTCTTTTGCCACACCAGGAACCGGTGTATTATCTGGCCCTAGACGGAATAACCCTTCAAATACTTGATTCATTGCGGTAAAAGATGCACTATCCGTCGCTTCCAGTGTATCCATTGAAGGAAGCTCAGCGCTTCCAAGCAAATGGAGAGTTTGATCCAGCTCTTTCGCCTCGACGCTATGAACTTGCTCTTGCTTATAACTCCCTTCATTTTCATTAGCACATGCTGTTAATGATAATCCAATTGTAATAAGTATGAAGACGAGTATATAGTTTTTCAAAACACTAGCCCCCTATATCATAATCAAGATCAAGATTCACGTTCTTACCTTAAATCGTAAATAGATATTATTTTTCTATTATTTACTCACACATACAAACGCTAAACATCGATAATCTAGTTAGCCAAATTCCTTTTCTTTTTGATTAAGGTAGTATTAAAAATTTAACTACATGTAATAATAAAATAGATAAATATTTTACATTATAATAAAAGTGTATTGTATAGATTTGAGGTGTTGATATTTGAGTTGTGAAAGAAAAGTAACATTTTTCACCATATTCCTTACTAGTGTCCTGAGCATCATATTGGCATCGCTCACTAGTATGCCTTTAATACTTTCATTTCTAAATTACATTTGTTTATTCTCATTGATTATTTTAATTTTCGGTGGAAGTTTATTAATTCTTCAGAGTGGGGTATTTCATTCGTTTTCATATACTTTCAGAAAAAACGGGATCTCAAAGCTCGGCAATTTCGTGGGACAAAATGAGAATACTAATCAAAATCATTTAAATCACTCGATTTCATTTCGTTGGACTTACCCTGTACTTGTAGCTGGCGTTTATTTATTTAGTTTCTCATTCGTATGCTCTCTAATTTTTTATACCTGACCATAATCGTATAATCAATGTAATTCAATATGCTTGTCCTATTAATTTCTTGATTTCTAAAAATAGTTCATCTATAATATATAGCAAAATATAGTTATTGCGATGAAAAAGATTAGTACATATTTAGGACCTTACAGAGAGCTTGTGGTTGGTGGAAACAAGTAGGATATTAAATGTGGAATGGACTTTTGAGCATTAATACTGAACTTGTCTTTTGACTTAGTAGGCTATTACGTGTTTGATTCACACGATATAAAAGAATTTCAAAGTGATTCCACTTTCATTTATTAGTGGAATAATAAGGGTGGCACCACGGTCCATTCGTCCCTTCCTAATCGTAGGGATGAATGGGCCTTTTTATATTGTAAGGCTGTGTTAAAGCATATTGGAGATATGCTGCCATGTTGATTACAATGGAAACAACGTGCATCTTTAACAGAGCTATTTATTAAGCAAAACATCGTCCATCCCATTGAAAGAACTACATACTATTTTATTAAATGGAGGTTATTAGATTGGCAACTATTTTTTCAGGTATTCAACCAAGCGGAACATTAACGATGGGAAATTACTTAGGAGCAATGAAGCACTTTGTTGAATTACAAGCAGATAATGATTGTTATTTCTGTATTGTAGATCAACATGCGATTACGGTTCCACAAGATCGACTCGCTTTACGCAAAAACATCCGTAGTTTAGCTGCATTATATATAGCTGTTGGAATTGATCCGGAGAAATCAACATTATTTATTCAATCAGAAGTACCTGCACATGCACAGCTAGGGTGGATTATGCAATGTGTAAGTTATATTGGTGAATTAGAAAGAATGACACAGTTTAAAGATAAGTCGGCTGGAAAAGAAGCAGTTTCCGCTGCACTATTAACCTATCCACCTTTAATGGCTGCTGATATTCTTTTATATGGGACAGATATCGTTCCTGTAGGTGAAGATCAAAAACAACATATGGAGCTAACTCGTGATTTAGCAGAGCGCTTTAATAAAAAATATAATGAAATTTTCACCATTCCTGAGGTTAGTATCCCTAAGGTAGGCGCAAGAATTATGTCATTACAAGAGCCTACAAAAAAAATGAGTAAATCTGATGCTAATACAAAAGCATTTATTTCGATGCTTGATGATGAAAAGCAGATAGAAAAGAAAATTAAAAGTGCAGTAACCGATTCAGAAGGAATTGTTAGGTTTGACAAAGAAAACAAGCCAGGGGTATCAAACCTATTAACGATGTATTCTATTTGTGCGAATAAATCCGTAGAAATGCTTGAACAGGAATATGAAGGTAAGGGCTATGGGGATTTCAAAGCTGATGTTGCTCAAGCCGTGATTCAGGTACTTAAGCCTATCCAAGAAAGATACTATGAGCTACTTGAATCAGAGAAGTTAGACGAGTATCTTGACCTTGGAGCTGAAAAGGCAAACCGAGTTGCTACCAAAATGATTAAAAAAGCTGAAACTGCCATGGGGCTAGGCAGAAAAAGAAGATAATAAGAAAAGCCTGTATCAATGATTACTTGGTAATCAACGATACAGGCTTTACCTATCGGTAACTATTTAACCTATATATATTTAAGTTACTCTGAGCGTTTGTTGTTGTTTGAACATTTCTGATTATTAATCCTCTATTATATTGCAAGATACTTTTCTTACTTTCTAATTTTGTTTTGCTTTAATTAATAGTTTTAAAGAAATAGCGTATACCTCTGTACGTAAAACTAAAAGCGTCATGGATTACATATACGGATTATCAATGATTAGCAGGCCATATTAGGCTTAAACCTGACGAGGTTTAAACCTAATTCACCTTTGTTCCTTGTTCTAATTCCCATAACTTCTCAAAAAAGGGTTGACCTTTAACAAGGCGCTCACAAAGGTGTTCATGTCTGTCTGACCAGCCACCTTTAGTTTCTTCATATAATTGTGTCCATACGTCATCAAATTCTAGCTTTTGAATCTCTTCATATTTCGTTGGATTCCATTCAGTATACCAATAACGAATCTCAGCTGGGTTACCTGTTGAATATAGCTGATCTAATGTCATAAATAATAGCTGCTTTAACTGTCTTTCTTTTCTCGTTAATCCTTTCATTAAGTGCGGATCTGGAGAAAGGATATGATATTCTTTTTTTCCATTGTTTTCAAATGTATATTTAGTAACTGACACTTCATTTACCATGTCATAGACAAGCTGTTCTTGTCTTGGAATTAAACGACTTTTACGAATAGGTAAATGATAACCCATTGTATCTACCGCCAATATACCAATGCCATCAGTAACAATAAAACAATACTCTAGTTGAATACGCTCATGATTTTTTCTTACAAAACTTTTCTGATACACGTCATCTAACAAGTCTTGAGGTAGTTCGGCTAAATCATTTTCAATGTAATTAAATAATGGTGACTCAACCTTAATTAATGGCGCTTGATCTAAAAGCTCAACCGTATCTTCTTTT
This genomic window contains:
- the trpS gene encoding tryptophan--tRNA ligase, whose protein sequence is MEVIRLATIFSGIQPSGTLTMGNYLGAMKHFVELQADNDCYFCIVDQHAITVPQDRLALRKNIRSLAALYIAVGIDPEKSTLFIQSEVPAHAQLGWIMQCVSYIGELERMTQFKDKSAGKEAVSAALLTYPPLMAADILLYGTDIVPVGEDQKQHMELTRDLAERFNKKYNEIFTIPEVSIPKVGARIMSLQEPTKKMSKSDANTKAFISMLDDEKQIEKKIKSAVTDSEGIVRFDKENKPGVSNLLTMYSICANKSVEMLEQEYEGKGYGDFKADVAQAVIQVLKPIQERYYELLESEKLDEYLDLGAEKANRVATKMIKKAETAMGLGRKRR
- a CDS encoding DUF3899 domain-containing protein, encoding MPLILSFLNYICLFSLIILIFGGSLLILQSGVFHSFSYTFRKNGISKLGNFVGQNENTNQNHLNHSISFRWTYPVLVAGVYLFSFSFVCSLIFYT
- a CDS encoding peptide ABC transporter substrate-binding protein, producing MKNYILVFILITIGLSLTACANENEGSYKQEQVHSVEAKELDQTLHLLGSAELPSMDTLEATDSASFTAMNQVFEGLFRLGPDNTPVPGVAKEVTKSEDGKKLTFILNENAKWSDGSQVTARDFVYAWRKAIHPDTISPYAKMMEPIKNAKEILTPGNPLYGKVERLAIEAVDDMTLKVTLENPVPYFISLTAFPTLFPQKQSFVEKQGAEYALYADKMIYNGPFKLTEWNAKGWTFTKNEQYWDRENVELQQIKYKIIKDTASEINLYETGQTDRASVSADLVEQYIEHPELITNIEPTMWYLKFNVDRVPLNQRKAMQRAINKEDFVKVLLNNGSTSADYFFPVGFSTHPATGADFRSKFGDIVSYDVKAAREYWEKALKETGERKITWELLINDRDEIKTIAEYVKYQLETNLPGLTIDINIQPFKQRLALDDKIDYDIQLTGWGPDYQDPLTFMDLWVTEGGNNNTNYSNKAYDEIIKDAAVNFSDLETRFENLQHAEVILLKKDAVIVPLFQRGSAVLQKSYVKNLIVHPYGPSYSFKWAYIETK
- a CDS encoding YjbA family protein, yielding MLYLHDVWVNWFEGEENGYNVCDFHEWRKEDTVELLDQAPLIKVESPLFNYIENDLAELPQDLLDDVYQKSFVRKNHERIQLEYCFIVTDGIGILAVDTMGYHLPIRKSRLIPRQEQLVYDMVNEVSVTKYTFENNGKKEYHILSPDPHLMKGLTRKERQLKQLLFMTLDQLYSTGNPAEIRYWYTEWNPTKYEEIQKLEFDDVWTQLYEETKGGWSDRHEHLCERLVKGQPFFEKLWELEQGTKVN